In the Oryza glaberrima chromosome 6, OglaRS2, whole genome shotgun sequence genome, one interval contains:
- the LOC127777121 gene encoding inactive poly [ADP-ribose] polymerase RCD1-like isoform X5 produces the protein MDSLQKSHDLCLKRKLVDDCLSKDFKYRRVEEDNVSSNVESRPLPGSASQSCCIQPNLAKDCVNYLKSGLPSRIAFYKQGAWCDFPQKIMESLVEGFKADKSSAVVVMDDQPLLVDFLSMTMVNLKTRKQRSVSWLDGTGKWFFPSAFFDEGVDESRKLNMGSEGSGQGLTEGMVPKAPNELVKQAVVETSSPVLQNSCIPDILRKKIVPVERGSESFQFVQNLFLSGMGSFASPKNLLHIHRYSAEDVTAQCRLESFARQMRLTRKKIGYADVRYGWLGSRKQDIVGVLINGFISTGQTSHSSDMRTGVYLSPENRAFTSVGLCDVDEKGVQYMLLCRAILGNMGTIKPGSQDEFLSIYDSGVDNCSNPSYYVIWPSKLGTHISLEYLISFRLTPEIQDYLLHLKGLWLCPPPKEVEVDLSTLQPVVCESDNGPTSPWIPFRVLFGTIQDSISSLARELLFHHYQELKENKITREEMVKKIIIIVGEQLLLDSLTKLNYNPSEWYKSCSEVNCHPLSIKLDPISNSRININSASGRASNDSQAPSVQPQKCGPVDSTVVSMALKREQFSIPKF, from the exons ATGGATTCGCTTCAGAAGTCCCACGATTTGTGCCTGAAGCGCAAGCTTGTTGATGATTGCCTGTCGAAAGACTTCAAGTATCGCCGCGTCGAAGAGGATAATGTATCTTCCAATGTGGAGAGCAGGCCCTTACCCGGTTCAGCTTCTCAGAGTTGCTGCATTCAACCTAATCTGGCTAAAGATTGTGTTAATTACCTGAAAAGCGGGTTGCCAAGTCGCATTGCATTTTACAAACAAGGTGCATGGTGTGATTTCCCTCAGAAAATAATGGAGTCCCTTGTTGAGGGATTCAAAGCTGATAAATCTAGTGCTGTAGTTGTGATGGATGATCAGCCTCTGCTTGTTGATTTCTTGTCGATGACCATGGTGAACCTAAAAACAAGAAAGCAGAGATCTGTTTCATGGCTAGATGGCACTGGCAAGTGGTTTTTTCCTTCTGCATTCTTTGACGAGGGCGTTGATGAATCCAGAAAATTAAACATGGGTTCTGAAGGCAGCGGACAAGGTCTAACTGAGGGGATGGTTCCAAAGGCTCCAAATGAACTGGTGAAGCAAGCTGTCGTTGAAACTAGCTCTCCAGTTTTACAGAATTCTTGTATTCCTGACATATTACGCAAGAAGATTGTGCCTGTTGAAAGAGGCAGTGAGAGCTTTCAGTTTGTTCAGAACCTTTTCCTCTCTGGCATGGGTTCATTTGCATCACCTAAAAACTTACTTCATATTCATCGGTACTCTGCAGAGGATGTCACAGCACAATGTAGACTTGAGTCTTTTGCAAGACAGATGAGGTTGACGAGAAAGAAAATTGGTTATGCTGATGTGAGATATGGATGGCTTGGATCTAGGAAGCAAGACATAGTTGGAGTTTTGATTAATGGTTTTATTAGCACTGGACAAACAAGTCACAGTTCTGATATGCGTACTGGTGTGTATCTCTCGCCTGAAAACCGTGCATTTACCAG TGTTGGTCTCTGTGATGTTGATGAAAAAGGAGTTCAGTACATGTTGCTGTGCCGAGCAATATTGGGCAACATGGGAACTATAAAACCAGGATCACAGGATGAGTTTCTAAGCATATATGATTCTGGTGTTGACAATTGCTCCAATCCAAGCTATTATGTGATTTGGCCATCAAAGCTAGGCACTCATATTTCTCTGGAATATCTCATTAGTTTTAGGCTCACACCAGAAATTCAAG ACTACTTGCTTCACTTGAAGGGTTTATGGTTGTGCCCACCACCAAAAGAAGTGGAAGTGGATCTTTCTACTCTTCAACCT GTAGTGTGCGAATCTGATAATGGACCAACTTCTCCATGGATCCCATTCAGAGTTCTCTTTGGAACAATACAAGACAGTATATCATCACTAGCAAGGGAACTGCTCTTTCATCATTATCAAGAGCTGAAG GAAAACAAGATTACTCGTGAGGAAATGGTCAAGAAAATTATCATAATAGTTGGAGAGCAATTGCTTTTGGATTCCTTGACGAAACTTAACTACAAT CCGTCAGAATGGTACAAGTCTTGTTCAGAAGTTAACTGTCATCCTTTAAGTATAAAACTGGATCCTATCTCCAACAGTAGAATTAACATAAACTCTGCATCTGGAAGAGCTAGCAACGATTCTCAAGCACCAAGTGTACAACCTCAGAAATGTGGACCTGTGGATTCTACAGTAGTAAGCATGGCCCTCAAAAGAGAACAATTCTCCATCCCAA AATTTTGA
- the LOC127777121 gene encoding inactive poly [ADP-ribose] polymerase RCD1-like isoform X1, with amino-acid sequence MDSLQKSHDLCLKRKLVDDCLSKDFKYRRVEEDNVSSNVESRPLPGSASQSCCIQPNLAKDCVNYLKSGLPSRIAFYKQGAWCDFPQKIMESLVEGFKADKSSAVVVMDDQPLLVDFLSMTMVNLKTRKQRSVSWLDGTGKWFFPSAFFDEGVDESRKLNMGSEGSGQGLTEGMVPKAPNELVKQAVVETSSPVLQNSCIPDILRKKIVPVERGSESFQFVQNLFLSGMGSFASPKNLLHIHRYSAEDVTAQCRLESFARQMRLTRKKIGYADVRYGWLGSRKQDIVGVLINGFISTGQTSHSSDMRTGVYLSPENRAFTSVGLCDVDEKGVQYMLLCRAILGNMGTIKPGSQDEFLSIYDSGVDNCSNPSYYVIWPSKLGTHISLEYLISFRLTPEIQDYLLHLKGLWLCPPPKEVEVDLSTLQPVVCESDNGPTSPWIPFRVLFGTIQDSISSLARELLFHHYQELKENKITREEMVKKIIIIVGEQLLLDSLTKLNYNPSEWYKSCSEVNCHPLSIKLDPISNSRININSASGRASNDSQAPSVQPQKCGPVDSTVVSMALKREQFSIPSMCSESFSSHCTKSQDSVVRMRPDDTLVRRALISDSVNGCDSVGPTVESHCHSLLSQNFDSEGHASHVVSMFGNSAARLHSSAPCMTTEAQVFVAPSRAYENSSSLNAEGSDAVISSIAPQVHAPSIPPQDCPRTSVAPHLCLPRSMAPHLRVLRKISKVHLTNMPEAHYSSAATMVPVICKPPLFGITQKGHGVHTSSMMCTTPNVVLHGPDHPAKLADTERNAPSLINGALRREVQVQRPNQGVDASSIITQAADTLVALSAHGEKGW; translated from the exons ATGGATTCGCTTCAGAAGTCCCACGATTTGTGCCTGAAGCGCAAGCTTGTTGATGATTGCCTGTCGAAAGACTTCAAGTATCGCCGCGTCGAAGAGGATAATGTATCTTCCAATGTGGAGAGCAGGCCCTTACCCGGTTCAGCTTCTCAGAGTTGCTGCATTCAACCTAATCTGGCTAAAGATTGTGTTAATTACCTGAAAAGCGGGTTGCCAAGTCGCATTGCATTTTACAAACAAGGTGCATGGTGTGATTTCCCTCAGAAAATAATGGAGTCCCTTGTTGAGGGATTCAAAGCTGATAAATCTAGTGCTGTAGTTGTGATGGATGATCAGCCTCTGCTTGTTGATTTCTTGTCGATGACCATGGTGAACCTAAAAACAAGAAAGCAGAGATCTGTTTCATGGCTAGATGGCACTGGCAAGTGGTTTTTTCCTTCTGCATTCTTTGACGAGGGCGTTGATGAATCCAGAAAATTAAACATGGGTTCTGAAGGCAGCGGACAAGGTCTAACTGAGGGGATGGTTCCAAAGGCTCCAAATGAACTGGTGAAGCAAGCTGTCGTTGAAACTAGCTCTCCAGTTTTACAGAATTCTTGTATTCCTGACATATTACGCAAGAAGATTGTGCCTGTTGAAAGAGGCAGTGAGAGCTTTCAGTTTGTTCAGAACCTTTTCCTCTCTGGCATGGGTTCATTTGCATCACCTAAAAACTTACTTCATATTCATCGGTACTCTGCAGAGGATGTCACAGCACAATGTAGACTTGAGTCTTTTGCAAGACAGATGAGGTTGACGAGAAAGAAAATTGGTTATGCTGATGTGAGATATGGATGGCTTGGATCTAGGAAGCAAGACATAGTTGGAGTTTTGATTAATGGTTTTATTAGCACTGGACAAACAAGTCACAGTTCTGATATGCGTACTGGTGTGTATCTCTCGCCTGAAAACCGTGCATTTACCAG TGTTGGTCTCTGTGATGTTGATGAAAAAGGAGTTCAGTACATGTTGCTGTGCCGAGCAATATTGGGCAACATGGGAACTATAAAACCAGGATCACAGGATGAGTTTCTAAGCATATATGATTCTGGTGTTGACAATTGCTCCAATCCAAGCTATTATGTGATTTGGCCATCAAAGCTAGGCACTCATATTTCTCTGGAATATCTCATTAGTTTTAGGCTCACACCAGAAATTCAAG ACTACTTGCTTCACTTGAAGGGTTTATGGTTGTGCCCACCACCAAAAGAAGTGGAAGTGGATCTTTCTACTCTTCAACCT GTAGTGTGCGAATCTGATAATGGACCAACTTCTCCATGGATCCCATTCAGAGTTCTCTTTGGAACAATACAAGACAGTATATCATCACTAGCAAGGGAACTGCTCTTTCATCATTATCAAGAGCTGAAG GAAAACAAGATTACTCGTGAGGAAATGGTCAAGAAAATTATCATAATAGTTGGAGAGCAATTGCTTTTGGATTCCTTGACGAAACTTAACTACAAT CCGTCAGAATGGTACAAGTCTTGTTCAGAAGTTAACTGTCATCCTTTAAGTATAAAACTGGATCCTATCTCCAACAGTAGAATTAACATAAACTCTGCATCTGGAAGAGCTAGCAACGATTCTCAAGCACCAAGTGTACAACCTCAGAAATGTGGACCTGTGGATTCTACAGTAGTAAGCATGGCCCTCAAAAGAGAACAATTCTCCATCCCAAGTATGTGTTCTGAAAGCTTTTCATCCCATTGCACAAAAAGTCAGGATTCTGTTGTGAGGATGAGACCCGATGACACCCTTGTGAGGAGGGCATTAATCAGTGATAGTGTTAATGGCTGTGATTCTGTTGGACCAACTGTTGAATCGCATTGCCATTCTCTCCTTTCGCAGAATTTTGACTCTGAAGGGCATGCTTCTCATGTAGTATCAATGTTTGGAAACTCTGCAGCAAGACTACATTCTAGTGCACCATGTATGACAACTGAAGCCCAGGTGTTTGTTGCACCAAGTAGAGCATATGAGAACTCATCATCTCTGAATGCTGAAGGCAGTGATGCTGTGATTTCAAGCATAGCCCCTCAAGTCCATGCACCAAGTATTCCCCCTCAAGATTGTCCACGAACGAGTGTGGCACCTCACCTCTGTTTACCAAGAAGTATGGCGCCCCACCTCCGTGTACTGAGAAAGATTTCTAAGGTTCATTTAACTAACATGCCTGAAGCTCACTATTCCAGTGCAGCAACTATGGTTCCTGTCATCTGTAAACCTCCATTGTTTGGCATTACCCAAAAAGGGCATGGTGTTCATACATCAAGTATGATGTGTACAACACCAAATGTAGTTCTCCATGGTCCTGATCACCCTGCAAAGTTGGCAGATACAGAGCGTAATGCTCCGTCACTAA TAAATGGGGCGTTGAGAAGAGAGGTACAAGTACAACGCCCCAATCAAGGTGTTGATGCTAGTAGCATCATCACCCAAGCAGCAGATACACTCGTGGCGTTATCAGCCCACGGTGAGAAAGGCTGGTAG
- the LOC127777121 gene encoding inactive poly [ADP-ribose] polymerase RCD1-like isoform X2 has protein sequence MDSLQKSHDLCLKRKLVDDCLSKDFKYRRVEEDNVSSNVESRPLPGSASQSCCIQPNLAKDCVNYLKSGLPSRIAFYKQGAWCDFPQKIMESLVEGFKADKSSAVVVMDDQPLLVDFLSMTMVNLKTRKQRSVSWLDGTGKWFFPSAFFDEGVDESRKLNMGSEGSGQGLTEGMVPKAPNELVKQAVVETSSPVLQNSCIPDILRKKIVPVERGSESFQFVQNLFLSGMGSFASPKNLLHIHRYSAEDVTAQCRLESFARQMRLTRKKIGYADVRYGWLGSRKQDIVGVLINGFISTGQTSHSSDMRTGVYLSPENRAFTSVGLCDVDEKGVQYMLLCRAILGNMGTIKPGSQDEFLSIYDSGVDNCSNPSYYVIWPSKLGTHISLEYLISFRLTPEIQDYLLHLKGLWLCPPPKEVEVDLSTLQPVVCESDNGPTSPWIPFRVLFGTIQDSISSLARELLFHHYQELKPSEWYKSCSEVNCHPLSIKLDPISNSRININSASGRASNDSQAPSVQPQKCGPVDSTVVSMALKREQFSIPSMCSESFSSHCTKSQDSVVRMRPDDTLVRRALISDSVNGCDSVGPTVESHCHSLLSQNFDSEGHASHVVSMFGNSAARLHSSAPCMTTEAQVFVAPSRAYENSSSLNAEGSDAVISSIAPQVHAPSIPPQDCPRTSVAPHLCLPRSMAPHLRVLRKISKVHLTNMPEAHYSSAATMVPVICKPPLFGITQKGHGVHTSSMMCTTPNVVLHGPDHPAKLADTERNAPSLINGALRREVQVQRPNQGVDASSIITQAADTLVALSAHGEKGW, from the exons ATGGATTCGCTTCAGAAGTCCCACGATTTGTGCCTGAAGCGCAAGCTTGTTGATGATTGCCTGTCGAAAGACTTCAAGTATCGCCGCGTCGAAGAGGATAATGTATCTTCCAATGTGGAGAGCAGGCCCTTACCCGGTTCAGCTTCTCAGAGTTGCTGCATTCAACCTAATCTGGCTAAAGATTGTGTTAATTACCTGAAAAGCGGGTTGCCAAGTCGCATTGCATTTTACAAACAAGGTGCATGGTGTGATTTCCCTCAGAAAATAATGGAGTCCCTTGTTGAGGGATTCAAAGCTGATAAATCTAGTGCTGTAGTTGTGATGGATGATCAGCCTCTGCTTGTTGATTTCTTGTCGATGACCATGGTGAACCTAAAAACAAGAAAGCAGAGATCTGTTTCATGGCTAGATGGCACTGGCAAGTGGTTTTTTCCTTCTGCATTCTTTGACGAGGGCGTTGATGAATCCAGAAAATTAAACATGGGTTCTGAAGGCAGCGGACAAGGTCTAACTGAGGGGATGGTTCCAAAGGCTCCAAATGAACTGGTGAAGCAAGCTGTCGTTGAAACTAGCTCTCCAGTTTTACAGAATTCTTGTATTCCTGACATATTACGCAAGAAGATTGTGCCTGTTGAAAGAGGCAGTGAGAGCTTTCAGTTTGTTCAGAACCTTTTCCTCTCTGGCATGGGTTCATTTGCATCACCTAAAAACTTACTTCATATTCATCGGTACTCTGCAGAGGATGTCACAGCACAATGTAGACTTGAGTCTTTTGCAAGACAGATGAGGTTGACGAGAAAGAAAATTGGTTATGCTGATGTGAGATATGGATGGCTTGGATCTAGGAAGCAAGACATAGTTGGAGTTTTGATTAATGGTTTTATTAGCACTGGACAAACAAGTCACAGTTCTGATATGCGTACTGGTGTGTATCTCTCGCCTGAAAACCGTGCATTTACCAG TGTTGGTCTCTGTGATGTTGATGAAAAAGGAGTTCAGTACATGTTGCTGTGCCGAGCAATATTGGGCAACATGGGAACTATAAAACCAGGATCACAGGATGAGTTTCTAAGCATATATGATTCTGGTGTTGACAATTGCTCCAATCCAAGCTATTATGTGATTTGGCCATCAAAGCTAGGCACTCATATTTCTCTGGAATATCTCATTAGTTTTAGGCTCACACCAGAAATTCAAG ACTACTTGCTTCACTTGAAGGGTTTATGGTTGTGCCCACCACCAAAAGAAGTGGAAGTGGATCTTTCTACTCTTCAACCT GTAGTGTGCGAATCTGATAATGGACCAACTTCTCCATGGATCCCATTCAGAGTTCTCTTTGGAACAATACAAGACAGTATATCATCACTAGCAAGGGAACTGCTCTTTCATCATTATCAAGAGCTGAAG CCGTCAGAATGGTACAAGTCTTGTTCAGAAGTTAACTGTCATCCTTTAAGTATAAAACTGGATCCTATCTCCAACAGTAGAATTAACATAAACTCTGCATCTGGAAGAGCTAGCAACGATTCTCAAGCACCAAGTGTACAACCTCAGAAATGTGGACCTGTGGATTCTACAGTAGTAAGCATGGCCCTCAAAAGAGAACAATTCTCCATCCCAAGTATGTGTTCTGAAAGCTTTTCATCCCATTGCACAAAAAGTCAGGATTCTGTTGTGAGGATGAGACCCGATGACACCCTTGTGAGGAGGGCATTAATCAGTGATAGTGTTAATGGCTGTGATTCTGTTGGACCAACTGTTGAATCGCATTGCCATTCTCTCCTTTCGCAGAATTTTGACTCTGAAGGGCATGCTTCTCATGTAGTATCAATGTTTGGAAACTCTGCAGCAAGACTACATTCTAGTGCACCATGTATGACAACTGAAGCCCAGGTGTTTGTTGCACCAAGTAGAGCATATGAGAACTCATCATCTCTGAATGCTGAAGGCAGTGATGCTGTGATTTCAAGCATAGCCCCTCAAGTCCATGCACCAAGTATTCCCCCTCAAGATTGTCCACGAACGAGTGTGGCACCTCACCTCTGTTTACCAAGAAGTATGGCGCCCCACCTCCGTGTACTGAGAAAGATTTCTAAGGTTCATTTAACTAACATGCCTGAAGCTCACTATTCCAGTGCAGCAACTATGGTTCCTGTCATCTGTAAACCTCCATTGTTTGGCATTACCCAAAAAGGGCATGGTGTTCATACATCAAGTATGATGTGTACAACACCAAATGTAGTTCTCCATGGTCCTGATCACCCTGCAAAGTTGGCAGATACAGAGCGTAATGCTCCGTCACTAA TAAATGGGGCGTTGAGAAGAGAGGTACAAGTACAACGCCCCAATCAAGGTGTTGATGCTAGTAGCATCATCACCCAAGCAGCAGATACACTCGTGGCGTTATCAGCCCACGGTGAGAAAGGCTGGTAG
- the LOC127777121 gene encoding uncharacterized protein LOC127777121 isoform X4, which produces MDSLQKSHDLCLKRKLVDDCLSKDFKYRRVEEDNVSSNVESRPLPGSASQSCCIQPNLAKDCVNYLKSGLPSRIAFYKQGAWCDFPQKIMESLVEGFKADKSSAVVVMDDQPLLVDFLSMTMVNLKTRKQRSVSWLDGTGKWFFPSAFFDEGVDESRKLNMGSEGSGQGLTEGMVPKAPNELVKQAVVETSSPVLQNSCIPDILRKKIVPVERGSESFQFVQNLFLSGMGSFASPKNLLHIHRYSAEDVTAQCRLESFARQMRLTRKKIGYADVRYGWLGSRKQDIVGVLINGFISTGQTSHSSDMRTGVYLSPENRAFTSVGLCDVDEKGVQYMLLCRAILGNMGTIKPGSQDEFLSIYDSGVDNCSNPSYYVIWPSKLGTHISLEYLISFRLTPEIQDYLLHLKGLWLCPPPKEVEVDLSTLQPPSEWYKSCSEVNCHPLSIKLDPISNSRININSASGRASNDSQAPSVQPQKCGPVDSTVVSMALKREQFSIPSMCSESFSSHCTKSQDSVVRMRPDDTLVRRALISDSVNGCDSVGPTVESHCHSLLSQNFDSEGHASHVVSMFGNSAARLHSSAPCMTTEAQVFVAPSRAYENSSSLNAEGSDAVISSIAPQVHAPSIPPQDCPRTSVAPHLCLPRSMAPHLRVLRKISKVHLTNMPEAHYSSAATMVPVICKPPLFGITQKGHGVHTSSMMCTTPNVVLHGPDHPAKLADTERNAPSLINGALRREVQVQRPNQGVDASSIITQAADTLVALSAHGEKGW; this is translated from the exons ATGGATTCGCTTCAGAAGTCCCACGATTTGTGCCTGAAGCGCAAGCTTGTTGATGATTGCCTGTCGAAAGACTTCAAGTATCGCCGCGTCGAAGAGGATAATGTATCTTCCAATGTGGAGAGCAGGCCCTTACCCGGTTCAGCTTCTCAGAGTTGCTGCATTCAACCTAATCTGGCTAAAGATTGTGTTAATTACCTGAAAAGCGGGTTGCCAAGTCGCATTGCATTTTACAAACAAGGTGCATGGTGTGATTTCCCTCAGAAAATAATGGAGTCCCTTGTTGAGGGATTCAAAGCTGATAAATCTAGTGCTGTAGTTGTGATGGATGATCAGCCTCTGCTTGTTGATTTCTTGTCGATGACCATGGTGAACCTAAAAACAAGAAAGCAGAGATCTGTTTCATGGCTAGATGGCACTGGCAAGTGGTTTTTTCCTTCTGCATTCTTTGACGAGGGCGTTGATGAATCCAGAAAATTAAACATGGGTTCTGAAGGCAGCGGACAAGGTCTAACTGAGGGGATGGTTCCAAAGGCTCCAAATGAACTGGTGAAGCAAGCTGTCGTTGAAACTAGCTCTCCAGTTTTACAGAATTCTTGTATTCCTGACATATTACGCAAGAAGATTGTGCCTGTTGAAAGAGGCAGTGAGAGCTTTCAGTTTGTTCAGAACCTTTTCCTCTCTGGCATGGGTTCATTTGCATCACCTAAAAACTTACTTCATATTCATCGGTACTCTGCAGAGGATGTCACAGCACAATGTAGACTTGAGTCTTTTGCAAGACAGATGAGGTTGACGAGAAAGAAAATTGGTTATGCTGATGTGAGATATGGATGGCTTGGATCTAGGAAGCAAGACATAGTTGGAGTTTTGATTAATGGTTTTATTAGCACTGGACAAACAAGTCACAGTTCTGATATGCGTACTGGTGTGTATCTCTCGCCTGAAAACCGTGCATTTACCAG TGTTGGTCTCTGTGATGTTGATGAAAAAGGAGTTCAGTACATGTTGCTGTGCCGAGCAATATTGGGCAACATGGGAACTATAAAACCAGGATCACAGGATGAGTTTCTAAGCATATATGATTCTGGTGTTGACAATTGCTCCAATCCAAGCTATTATGTGATTTGGCCATCAAAGCTAGGCACTCATATTTCTCTGGAATATCTCATTAGTTTTAGGCTCACACCAGAAATTCAAG ACTACTTGCTTCACTTGAAGGGTTTATGGTTGTGCCCACCACCAAAAGAAGTGGAAGTGGATCTTTCTACTCTTCAACCT CCGTCAGAATGGTACAAGTCTTGTTCAGAAGTTAACTGTCATCCTTTAAGTATAAAACTGGATCCTATCTCCAACAGTAGAATTAACATAAACTCTGCATCTGGAAGAGCTAGCAACGATTCTCAAGCACCAAGTGTACAACCTCAGAAATGTGGACCTGTGGATTCTACAGTAGTAAGCATGGCCCTCAAAAGAGAACAATTCTCCATCCCAAGTATGTGTTCTGAAAGCTTTTCATCCCATTGCACAAAAAGTCAGGATTCTGTTGTGAGGATGAGACCCGATGACACCCTTGTGAGGAGGGCATTAATCAGTGATAGTGTTAATGGCTGTGATTCTGTTGGACCAACTGTTGAATCGCATTGCCATTCTCTCCTTTCGCAGAATTTTGACTCTGAAGGGCATGCTTCTCATGTAGTATCAATGTTTGGAAACTCTGCAGCAAGACTACATTCTAGTGCACCATGTATGACAACTGAAGCCCAGGTGTTTGTTGCACCAAGTAGAGCATATGAGAACTCATCATCTCTGAATGCTGAAGGCAGTGATGCTGTGATTTCAAGCATAGCCCCTCAAGTCCATGCACCAAGTATTCCCCCTCAAGATTGTCCACGAACGAGTGTGGCACCTCACCTCTGTTTACCAAGAAGTATGGCGCCCCACCTCCGTGTACTGAGAAAGATTTCTAAGGTTCATTTAACTAACATGCCTGAAGCTCACTATTCCAGTGCAGCAACTATGGTTCCTGTCATCTGTAAACCTCCATTGTTTGGCATTACCCAAAAAGGGCATGGTGTTCATACATCAAGTATGATGTGTACAACACCAAATGTAGTTCTCCATGGTCCTGATCACCCTGCAAAGTTGGCAGATACAGAGCGTAATGCTCCGTCACTAA TAAATGGGGCGTTGAGAAGAGAGGTACAAGTACAACGCCCCAATCAAGGTGTTGATGCTAGTAGCATCATCACCCAAGCAGCAGATACACTCGTGGCGTTATCAGCCCACGGTGAGAAAGGCTGGTAG